One Streptomyces hundungensis DNA segment encodes these proteins:
- the ribD gene encoding bifunctional diaminohydroxyphosphoribosylaminopyrimidine deaminase/5-amino-6-(5-phosphoribosylamino)uracil reductase RibD — protein sequence MAPTADADAMRRAIELAARGLGSTSPNPVVGCVITDASGTVVGEGFHQRAGGPHAEVHALADAGERARGGTAYVTLEPCNHTGRTGPCAQALIEAGITRVHYAVGDPNPQATGGADTLRAAGIHVEQGLLGAEAEAGNAAWLTSVRLGRPHVTWKYAATLDGRTAAEDGTSRWITSADSRADVHRLRAECDAVVVGSGTVRTDDPHLAVRGVEGATQPLRLAVDTNATAVKPGARILDDAAPTLIAVAEDADAGHLPEAAVLRVPRAATGLDIPALLAALHTRGVRSVLLEGGPTLAGAFVAAGAVDRVVGYLAPALLGAGPAALAGAGIPTIADALRLDLTEAVRIGPDLRITATPLAKES from the coding sequence GTGGCACCCACAGCCGACGCGGACGCCATGCGCCGAGCCATCGAGCTCGCCGCGCGCGGACTCGGCTCCACCAGCCCCAACCCGGTCGTCGGATGCGTCATCACCGACGCCTCGGGCACCGTCGTGGGCGAGGGCTTCCACCAGCGGGCCGGCGGCCCGCACGCCGAGGTCCACGCCCTCGCCGACGCCGGTGAGCGCGCCCGGGGCGGCACCGCGTACGTCACCCTCGAACCCTGCAACCACACCGGCCGCACCGGCCCCTGTGCCCAGGCCCTCATCGAGGCGGGCATCACCCGGGTCCACTACGCGGTGGGCGACCCGAACCCGCAGGCCACCGGCGGCGCCGACACCCTGCGCGCGGCCGGGATCCACGTCGAGCAGGGACTGCTCGGCGCCGAGGCGGAGGCCGGCAACGCCGCCTGGCTCACCTCGGTACGCCTGGGCCGCCCGCACGTCACCTGGAAGTACGCCGCCACCCTCGACGGCAGGACGGCAGCCGAGGACGGCACCAGCCGCTGGATCACCTCCGCCGACTCCCGCGCCGACGTCCACCGGCTGCGCGCCGAATGCGACGCCGTCGTCGTGGGCTCCGGCACCGTGCGCACCGACGATCCGCACCTCGCGGTCCGAGGCGTCGAAGGGGCAACTCAGCCGCTGCGCCTGGCAGTTGACACCAACGCCACCGCCGTCAAGCCCGGCGCCCGCATCCTCGACGACGCGGCGCCCACCCTCATCGCGGTCGCCGAGGACGCCGACGCCGGCCATCTGCCCGAAGCCGCCGTCCTGCGCGTGCCGCGCGCCGCCACCGGCCTGGACATCCCGGCCCTGCTCGCCGCCCTGCACACCCGGGGCGTGCGCTCCGTACTCCTCGAAGGCGGGCCGACGCTGGCCGGCGCCTTCGTCGCCGCGGGCGCCGTGGACCGGGTCGTCGGCTACCTCGCGCCCGCCCTGCTCGGCGCGGGGCCCGCGGCGCTCGCCGGAGCGGGCATCCCCACCATCGCCGATGCGCTGCGCCTCGACCTCACCGAGGCCGTACGCATCGGCCCCGACCTGCGCATCACCGCCACCCCTCTCGCCAAGGAGAGCTGA
- a CDS encoding riboflavin synthase, protein MFTGIVEELGEVTAIETLGDASRFRLRGPLVTEGAGHGDSIAVNGVCLTVVEFGDGEFTADVMDETLKRSSLGALEVGSRVNLERPMAVGGRLGGHIVQGHVDGTGTVLARTPSENWEIVKIALPGELSKYVVEKGSITVDGVSLTVVEAAADYFTISLIPTTLALTTLGIKQPGDPVNLEVDVIAKYVERLLGASHGGNDK, encoded by the coding sequence GTGTTCACCGGAATCGTCGAAGAGCTGGGCGAGGTCACCGCCATCGAGACCCTCGGTGACGCCTCTCGCTTCCGTCTGCGCGGCCCCCTCGTCACCGAGGGCGCCGGCCACGGCGACTCGATCGCCGTCAACGGGGTGTGTCTGACGGTCGTGGAGTTCGGCGACGGCGAGTTCACCGCCGACGTCATGGACGAGACGCTGAAGCGCTCCAGCCTCGGCGCCCTGGAGGTCGGCTCCCGGGTCAACCTGGAGCGGCCCATGGCCGTCGGCGGCCGGCTCGGCGGCCACATCGTGCAGGGCCATGTCGACGGCACCGGCACGGTGCTCGCCCGCACCCCCTCGGAGAACTGGGAGATCGTCAAGATCGCCCTGCCCGGGGAGCTCTCCAAGTACGTCGTGGAGAAGGGCTCCATCACCGTGGACGGCGTCAGCCTCACGGTCGTGGAGGCCGCCGCCGACTACTTCACCATCAGCCTCATCCCGACCACCCTCGCGCTGACCACGCTCGGCATCAAGCAGCCCGGCGACCCGGTCAACCTCGAGGTCGACGTCATCGCCAAGTACGTCGAGCGACTGCTCGGCGCGAGCCACGGGGGGAACGACAAGTGA
- the pnuC gene encoding nicotinamide riboside transporter PnuC: MNWLNGEAFTVLDQHIKWSDMIGNTIGLIALALGWRRSIWTWPAQFVSGLILFVAFAAGHLSGSAGKQVVVMVVAAGGWLAWTRGRQQAQDGSIAVRFATWRERAFLLGGAALGTVAVAGLFTAYPALSWDPWPDAYVFVGTVVAMYAQARGMVEFWFAWLLVDVVGVPLNFANGYAFSGFVYVIYGALVLWGLRDWWLRSRLSVKPVLEGATA, from the coding sequence GTGAACTGGCTGAACGGCGAGGCCTTCACGGTCCTCGACCAGCACATCAAGTGGTCCGACATGATCGGCAACACGATCGGCCTGATCGCCCTGGCGCTCGGCTGGCGCCGGTCGATATGGACCTGGCCCGCCCAGTTCGTCTCCGGTCTCATCCTGTTCGTGGCCTTCGCCGCCGGACACCTCTCGGGCAGCGCGGGCAAGCAGGTCGTGGTGATGGTGGTGGCGGCCGGCGGCTGGCTCGCCTGGACGCGCGGCAGGCAGCAGGCGCAGGACGGCTCCATCGCCGTACGGTTCGCGACCTGGCGCGAGCGGGCCTTCCTGCTCGGCGGCGCCGCGCTCGGCACGGTCGCCGTCGCCGGCCTGTTCACCGCCTACCCCGCCCTGTCGTGGGACCCGTGGCCCGACGCCTATGTCTTCGTCGGCACCGTCGTCGCCATGTATGCCCAGGCCCGCGGCATGGTCGAGTTCTGGTTCGCCTGGCTGCTCGTCGACGTCGTCGGCGTCCCCCTCAACTTCGCCAACGGCTACGCCTTCTCCGGCTTCGTCTACGTCATTTACGGCGCGCTCGTCCTGTGGGGCCTGCGCGACTGGTGGCTGCGCTCGCGTCTGAGCGTCAAGCCCGTCCTGGAAGGAGCGACGGCATGA
- a CDS encoding bifunctional 3,4-dihydroxy-2-butanone-4-phosphate synthase/GTP cyclohydrolase II, with amino-acid sequence MTTHAPTWYSTDNREDLSLDPVEQAVRDIAAGRPVVVVDDEDRENEGDLVIAAEMATPEIIAFMMSECRGLICAPMEGDDLDRLELPQMVDHNTESMKTAFTVSVDASAAHGVSTGISAADRATTLRLLADGRSAPGDFVRPGHIFPLRAKPGGVLVRNGHTEAAVDLARLAGLAPAGAIVEIAGEDGVMLRLPELIPFARKHGLTIISIEDLIAYRRSAEPTVRREAEVQLPTAAGEFTAYGYRSTVDGVEHVALVHGEIGDGEDVLVRVHSECLTGDIFGSLRCDCGPQLHASMQRITEAGRGVVVYLRGHEGRGIGLLSKLRAYELQERGRDTLDANLELGLPADARDYAAGAQILADLGVHSLRLMTNNPDKITALVRYGLTVSGREPMPIQAGEHNLRYLRTKRDRMGHDLPWLEGAPSPMSACGNQ; translated from the coding sequence ATGACCACGCACGCACCCACCTGGTACTCCACCGACAACCGCGAGGACCTCTCCCTCGACCCCGTCGAGCAGGCCGTCCGCGACATCGCGGCCGGGCGGCCCGTGGTCGTCGTCGACGACGAGGACCGCGAGAACGAGGGCGACCTCGTGATCGCCGCCGAGATGGCGACCCCCGAGATCATCGCGTTCATGATGAGCGAGTGCCGCGGCCTGATCTGCGCGCCCATGGAGGGCGACGACCTCGACCGGCTCGAACTGCCGCAGATGGTCGACCACAACACCGAGTCGATGAAGACCGCCTTCACCGTCTCCGTGGACGCGAGCGCCGCGCACGGGGTGAGCACCGGCATCTCGGCCGCCGACCGCGCCACCACGCTGCGGCTGCTCGCCGACGGCCGCTCCGCGCCCGGCGACTTCGTCCGTCCCGGCCACATCTTCCCGCTGCGCGCCAAGCCCGGCGGCGTGCTCGTGCGCAACGGCCACACCGAGGCCGCGGTCGACCTCGCCCGGCTCGCCGGACTCGCGCCGGCCGGCGCCATCGTCGAGATCGCGGGCGAGGACGGCGTCATGCTGCGCCTGCCCGAACTCATCCCCTTCGCCCGCAAGCACGGCCTCACGATCATCTCCATCGAGGACCTGATCGCCTACCGCCGCTCCGCCGAGCCGACCGTGCGCCGCGAGGCCGAGGTCCAACTGCCCACCGCCGCAGGTGAGTTCACCGCCTACGGCTACCGCTCGACCGTCGACGGCGTCGAGCACGTGGCGCTGGTCCACGGCGAGATCGGCGACGGCGAGGACGTCCTGGTCCGGGTCCACTCCGAGTGCCTGACCGGCGACATCTTCGGCTCCCTGCGCTGCGACTGCGGTCCCCAGCTCCACGCCTCCATGCAGCGCATCACCGAGGCGGGCCGCGGCGTCGTGGTCTATCTGCGCGGCCACGAGGGGCGCGGCATCGGCCTGCTGTCCAAGCTGCGCGCGTACGAACTCCAGGAGCGCGGCCGCGACACCCTCGACGCCAACCTGGAGCTCGGCCTGCCCGCCGACGCCCGCGACTACGCGGCCGGCGCCCAGATCCTCGCCGACCTCGGCGTCCACAGCCTGCGGCTGATGACCAACAACCCCGACAAGATCACGGCGCTCGTCCGGTACGGCCTGACCGTGTCGGGCCGCGAGCCCATGCCCATCCAGGCGGGCGAGCACAACCTGCGCTACCTGCGCACCAAGCGGGACCGGATGGGACACGACCTGCCGTGGCTCGAGGGGGCCCCGTCCCCCATGTCGGCCTGCGGCAACCAGTAA
- the ribH gene encoding 6,7-dimethyl-8-ribityllumazine synthase, translated as MSGKGAPELSVRNCGDLRVAVVAAQWHEKVMDGLVDGALRALHELGIDEPTLLRVPGSFELPVVAKVLAGRGYDAIVALGVVIRGGTPHFEYVCQGVTLGLTQVTVDTGVPVGFGVLTCDTEEQALDRAGLEGSNEDKGHEAVTAAVATAATLRTVSEPWR; from the coding sequence GTGAGTGGCAAGGGCGCACCCGAACTGTCCGTACGCAACTGCGGAGACCTCCGTGTCGCCGTGGTGGCGGCACAGTGGCACGAGAAGGTGATGGACGGACTCGTCGACGGCGCCCTGCGCGCCCTGCACGAGCTCGGCATCGACGAGCCGACGCTGCTGCGCGTCCCGGGCAGCTTCGAACTGCCGGTCGTGGCGAAGGTGCTCGCGGGCCGCGGCTACGATGCGATCGTCGCGCTCGGCGTCGTGATCAGGGGCGGCACCCCGCACTTCGAGTACGTGTGCCAGGGTGTCACCCTTGGCCTCACCCAGGTCACCGTGGACACCGGCGTACCCGTCGGCTTCGGCGTGCTGACCTGCGACACCGAGGAGCAGGCCCTGGACCGGGCCGGCCTCGAAGGGTCGAACGAGGACAAGGGGCACGAAGCGGTCACCGCCGCCGTCGCCACCGCGGCCACGCTGCGCACCGTCAGCGAACCCTGGCGCTGA
- a CDS encoding phosphoribosyl-ATP diphosphatase, whose translation MANKPSKSFEELFTELQLKAAGGDPSTSRTAELVGKGVHAIGKKVVEEAAEVWMAAEYESKEAAAEEISQLLYHVQVMMVARGISLDDVYAHL comes from the coding sequence ATGGCGAACAAACCCTCCAAGAGCTTCGAAGAGCTCTTCACCGAGCTCCAGCTCAAGGCCGCCGGCGGCGACCCGTCCACCTCCCGCACCGCGGAACTGGTGGGCAAGGGCGTGCATGCCATCGGCAAGAAGGTCGTCGAGGAGGCCGCCGAAGTCTGGATGGCCGCCGAGTACGAGAGCAAGGAAGCCGCCGCCGAGGAGATCTCCCAGCTGCTCTACCACGTCCAGGTGATGATGGTGGCGCGCGGCATCTCCCTCGACGACGTCTACGCCCACCTCTGA
- the hisG gene encoding ATP phosphoribosyltransferase, which produces MLRIAVPNKGSLSGPASAMLHEAGYQMRKESKELVLVDPVNEVEFFYLRPKDIAIYVSAGKLDIGITGQDLLIDSGADAEVILPLGFARSTFRFAAKPGTVSGIEDLAGKTIATSYEGIVAKHLAEAGVNASVVHLDGAVETAIELGVAQVIADVVETGTSLRNAGLEVFGDPIMKSEAAVIRRTGAEPDPAVQLKIEQFLRRLQGVLVARSYVMMDYDCRAEHLERAVALTPGLESPTISPLHNEGWVAVRSMVPAKDSQRVMDDLYALGARAILTTAIHACRL; this is translated from the coding sequence ATGCTGCGCATCGCCGTCCCCAACAAGGGTTCACTCTCCGGGCCTGCGTCGGCGATGCTCCATGAGGCCGGCTACCAGATGCGCAAGGAGTCGAAGGAGCTCGTCCTCGTCGACCCCGTCAACGAGGTCGAGTTCTTCTACCTGCGCCCCAAGGACATCGCGATCTACGTGTCCGCGGGCAAGCTCGACATCGGCATCACCGGCCAGGACCTCCTGATCGACTCCGGTGCCGACGCCGAGGTGATCCTGCCGCTCGGCTTCGCCCGCTCCACCTTCCGCTTCGCGGCCAAGCCCGGCACCGTATCCGGCATCGAGGACCTGGCGGGCAAGACCATCGCCACCTCCTATGAGGGCATCGTCGCCAAGCACCTCGCCGAAGCCGGCGTGAACGCCTCCGTGGTGCACCTCGACGGCGCCGTTGAGACCGCGATCGAGCTGGGCGTCGCCCAGGTCATCGCGGACGTCGTCGAGACCGGCACCTCGCTGCGCAACGCGGGCCTGGAGGTCTTCGGCGACCCGATCATGAAGTCCGAGGCGGCGGTCATCCGCCGCACCGGCGCCGAGCCCGACCCCGCGGTCCAGCTCAAGATCGAGCAGTTCCTGCGCCGCCTCCAGGGCGTCCTGGTCGCCCGCAGCTACGTGATGATGGACTACGACTGCCGTGCCGAGCACCTGGAGCGGGCGGTCGCGCTCACCCCGGGCCTGGAGTCGCCCACGATCTCGCCCCTGCACAACGAGGGCTGGGTCGCCGTCCGCTCCATGGTCCCCGCCAAGGACTCCCAGCGCGTCATGGACGACTTGTACGCCCTGGGCGCCCGCGCGATCCTCACCACGGCCATCCACGCCTGCCGCCTCTGA
- a CDS encoding PH domain-containing protein produces MSAPVPQPPVLPVTFRPTVTRAVLLTSAAALFVAMTVMSLLLETLSGGERASFILTAALFAGVLVLLSRPKIVADDAGVTVVNLTARRRLAWAEILRVNLRHGDPWVFLDLSDGTSLPALGIQPGSGKARAIRDARALRALAEAHGVHGAGPAAPGDTG; encoded by the coding sequence GTGTCCGCCCCCGTGCCCCAACCGCCCGTCCTGCCGGTCACGTTCAGGCCGACCGTCACCCGGGCCGTCCTGCTGACCAGCGCCGCCGCCCTCTTCGTCGCGATGACGGTGATGTCGCTGCTCCTGGAGACCCTGAGCGGGGGCGAGCGGGCCAGCTTCATCCTGACGGCCGCCCTGTTCGCCGGGGTGCTGGTGCTGCTGAGCAGGCCCAAGATCGTCGCCGACGACGCGGGCGTCACCGTGGTCAACCTCACCGCTCGGCGCCGGCTCGCCTGGGCGGAGATCCTGCGGGTGAACCTGCGCCACGGCGACCCCTGGGTCTTCCTCGACCTCAGCGACGGCACCAGCCTGCCCGCCCTCGGCATCCAGCCCGGCAGCGGCAAGGCCCGGGCCATCCGGGACGCCAGGGCGCTGCGCGCGCTCGCCGAGGCGCACGGCGTCCACGGCGCCGGCCCCGCCGCGCCCGGCGACACCGGCTGA
- a CDS encoding hemolysin family protein: MTITLVPLLAAFLLILANGFFVAAEFGLVTVDRPDAERAAAEGDRRAGAVVRALRELSFQLSGTQLGITITSLVVGMLAEPALADLLDGPIGATGLPAGAVSGISVVLGMLLAAAVQMVVGELVPKNWAVSKPLQVARFVAGPQDRFSRLFRPVIALLNTVANRLVRALGVEPADELASARTPGELVSLVKHSARAGTLEQDTADLFVRTLSLGHLTAENVMTPRVKVSALQTTATAADVLNLTRATGLSRFPVYRERIDEVVGMVHLKDALAVRPAERLRTAVGLIAVQPLLVPQTLPVQQLLGRLRSEQPIAVVVDEYGGTAGVVTLEDIIEELVGEVRDEHDGADAARPELAVVAGEDGRPAWEADGSCRVLSLGRIGLDAPEGPYETVAGLVADLLGRIPVPGDRVELPGWRIQVRRVERYRAERVRFVRSADAPVAEAVR, encoded by the coding sequence ATGACCATCACGCTTGTGCCGCTCCTGGCGGCATTCCTTCTCATCCTCGCCAACGGCTTCTTCGTGGCGGCCGAGTTCGGCCTGGTCACCGTCGACCGGCCGGACGCCGAGCGCGCCGCCGCCGAGGGCGACCGCAGGGCCGGCGCCGTGGTGCGCGCCCTGCGCGAGCTGTCCTTCCAGCTCTCCGGCACCCAGCTCGGCATCACCATCACCTCACTCGTCGTGGGCATGCTCGCCGAGCCCGCCCTCGCCGATCTGCTCGACGGGCCGATCGGGGCCACCGGCCTCCCGGCCGGCGCCGTCTCCGGCATCAGCGTCGTCCTCGGCATGCTGCTCGCCGCCGCCGTCCAGATGGTGGTCGGCGAACTCGTACCGAAGAACTGGGCGGTCTCCAAGCCGCTCCAGGTGGCCCGCTTCGTGGCCGGGCCGCAGGACCGCTTCTCGCGGCTGTTCCGCCCGGTCATCGCGCTGCTCAACACCGTCGCCAACCGCCTGGTGCGGGCGCTCGGCGTGGAGCCCGCCGACGAGCTGGCCTCCGCCCGCACCCCCGGTGAGCTGGTCTCCCTGGTCAAGCACTCGGCGCGGGCCGGAACCCTGGAACAGGACACCGCCGACCTCTTCGTACGGACCCTCTCGCTCGGCCACCTCACGGCCGAGAACGTGATGACCCCGCGCGTCAAGGTCAGCGCCTTGCAGACCACGGCGACCGCCGCCGACGTCCTCAACCTCACCCGGGCCACCGGACTGTCCCGCTTCCCGGTCTACCGGGAGCGCATCGACGAGGTCGTCGGCATGGTCCACCTCAAGGACGCGCTCGCCGTACGGCCGGCCGAGCGGCTGCGCACCGCGGTCGGCCTGATCGCCGTGCAGCCGCTGCTCGTTCCCCAGACGCTGCCCGTGCAGCAGCTGTTGGGGCGGCTGCGCAGCGAACAGCCGATAGCCGTCGTCGTCGACGAGTACGGGGGCACGGCCGGCGTGGTGACCCTGGAGGACATCATCGAGGAGCTCGTCGGCGAGGTCCGCGACGAGCACGACGGCGCGGACGCCGCCCGGCCGGAGCTCGCCGTGGTGGCGGGCGAGGACGGCAGGCCCGCCTGGGAGGCCGACGGCAGCTGCCGGGTCCTCTCGCTCGGCCGGATAGGCCTGGACGCGCCCGAAGGCCCCTACGAGACCGTCGCCGGTCTCGTCGCGGACCTGCTCGGCCGCATCCCGGTTCCCGGCGACCGCGTCGAGCTGCCCGGCTGGCGCATCCAGGTCCGCCGGGTCGAGCGGTACCGCGCGGAACGGGTCCGCTTCGTGCGGTCGGCCGACGCGCCGGTGGCGGAGGCGGTCCGATGA
- a CDS encoding hemolysin family protein, producing MSVLQLLFALLLVLANGFFVGAEFALVSVRRSQIEPLAAASKRARQVLHGLENLPQMMAAAQFGITVCSLTLGAVAEPTVARLLEPLFQVARIPEGLVHPLGYVIALALVVSLHLVIGEMVPKNLAMAAPEKTALWFSPGLVAFARVCKPVTVALGACARLVLKLFRVEPKDEVEAVFTSVQLGRLVEDSGQAGLLEPEAQERLEDALELGSLPVTDVLLDRASLVTVGSSVTPRELEELTVRTGYSRFPVCAEGGAQGAFMGFLHVKDVLDVEERERAVPQQLWRPLTTLRAELPLDDALTVMRRAATHLAQVTDGSGRVLGLVALEDVLEKLVGEVRDPAHREEPAPPARLAEQRGEQAQQALAG from the coding sequence ATGAGCGTGCTCCAACTCCTGTTCGCGCTGCTGCTCGTGCTCGCCAACGGATTCTTCGTCGGCGCCGAGTTCGCCCTCGTCTCCGTGCGCCGCAGCCAGATCGAACCGCTGGCCGCGGCCTCCAAGCGGGCCCGCCAGGTGCTGCACGGCCTGGAGAACCTGCCGCAGATGATGGCGGCGGCCCAATTCGGCATCACCGTCTGCTCGTTGACGCTCGGCGCGGTCGCCGAGCCGACCGTGGCCCGGCTCCTGGAACCCCTCTTCCAGGTCGCCCGGATCCCCGAGGGGCTCGTCCACCCGCTCGGCTATGTCATCGCGCTGGCCCTGGTGGTCTCGCTCCACCTGGTCATCGGCGAGATGGTGCCCAAGAACCTGGCGATGGCCGCGCCCGAGAAGACGGCGCTCTGGTTCAGCCCGGGCCTGGTCGCCTTCGCCCGGGTCTGCAAGCCGGTGACCGTCGCGCTCGGCGCCTGCGCGCGGCTCGTGCTGAAGCTGTTCCGGGTCGAGCCCAAGGACGAGGTGGAGGCGGTCTTCACCAGCGTCCAGCTCGGCCGCCTCGTCGAGGACTCCGGCCAGGCCGGACTCCTGGAACCCGAGGCCCAGGAGCGCCTGGAGGACGCCCTGGAACTGGGCAGCCTGCCGGTGACCGACGTCCTGCTCGACCGGGCATCCTTGGTGACGGTCGGCTCCTCGGTGACCCCCAGGGAGCTGGAGGAGCTGACGGTACGCACCGGCTACTCCCGCTTCCCGGTGTGCGCGGAGGGCGGCGCCCAGGGTGCCTTCATGGGGTTCCTCCACGTCAAGGACGTACTCGACGTGGAGGAGCGGGAGCGCGCGGTGCCGCAGCAGCTGTGGCGTCCGCTCACCACCTTGCGGGCCGAGCTGCCCCTGGACGACGCCCTGACGGTGATGCGCCGCGCCGCCACCCACCTCGCCCAGGTCACCGACGGCTCCGGCCGGGTGCTCGGCCTGGTCGCCCTGGAGGACGTCCTGGAAAAGCTGGTGGGCGAGGTCCGCGACCCCGCCCACCGCGAGGAGCCGGCCCCGCCGGCCCGCCTCGCCGAGCAGCGCGGCGAACAGGCCCAGCAGGCGCTGGCCGGCTAG
- a CDS encoding AAA family ATPase — protein sequence MDFGTTGAHAPADLAWLRGVDAYTMGAYPQAEEEFRTAVRLDPAMADGWLGLHALRVDTTTALLRMYRHRERFGEQRAAHRRTLNSWYWLGWWVQPVLESPRDLLLAHASHWLDGRHVPELDRALAGLPPVDTDPQVRFLHACRAYLVKDWDQLVRHTEPLVDDPLLGIEAGLFGGMARVRLEMFGQAEPLLSAALMRCRSEQPQRKELRYWLARAHEGTGRSAAALPLYRAVHRVDPAFMDTSARLAAITENDGYDGSDDSGDLAAVALSGFGDTVEAEAESALGPDPSEGRELRLGGEPQPPLTGPPARDGARDKPGVPAQLAPPPFPAGPTDSVLLAEALAELERMVGLEPVKRQVKALSAQLNMARLRASQGLPVQPPKRHFVFSGPSGTGKTTVARILGRVFYALGLLGGDHLVEAQRADLVGEFLGQTAVKANELIDSALGGVLFVDEAYSLSNSGYSKGDAYGDEALQVLLKRAEDNRDHLVVILAGYPEGMDRLLATNPGLSSRFTTRVDFPSYRPLELTSIGEVLAAENGDAWDEEALEELRSISGHVVDQGWIDELGNGRFLRTLYEKSCAYRDLRLSMYPTTPTRDDLATLRLPDLMQAYGEVLSGRGPTRRDPQEPL from the coding sequence ATGGACTTCGGCACTACGGGCGCACACGCCCCGGCCGATCTCGCCTGGCTGCGCGGTGTGGACGCGTACACCATGGGCGCGTATCCGCAGGCCGAGGAGGAGTTCCGCACCGCGGTGCGGCTCGACCCCGCCATGGCGGACGGCTGGCTCGGGCTGCACGCCCTGCGCGTGGACACCACCACCGCGCTGCTGCGCATGTACCGCCATCGCGAACGCTTCGGCGAACAGCGGGCGGCCCACCGCAGGACCCTCAACTCCTGGTACTGGCTTGGCTGGTGGGTGCAGCCCGTCCTGGAGAGCCCGCGCGACCTGCTGCTCGCCCATGCCTCGCACTGGCTGGACGGCCGCCATGTCCCGGAGCTCGACCGGGCGTTGGCGGGACTGCCACCCGTCGACACCGATCCTCAGGTGCGTTTCCTGCACGCCTGCCGGGCCTATCTGGTCAAGGACTGGGACCAACTGGTGCGCCACACCGAGCCGTTGGTCGACGATCCGCTGCTCGGCATCGAGGCCGGCCTGTTCGGCGGGATGGCACGGGTCCGTCTGGAGATGTTCGGCCAGGCCGAACCGCTGCTCTCGGCCGCCCTGATGCGCTGCCGCAGCGAACAGCCGCAGCGCAAGGAGCTGCGCTACTGGCTGGCCCGCGCCCACGAGGGCACCGGGCGCTCGGCCGCGGCGCTGCCCCTGTACCGGGCGGTGCACCGGGTCGATCCGGCGTTCATGGACACCTCGGCCCGGCTCGCCGCCATCACCGAGAACGACGGGTACGACGGCTCGGACGACTCCGGCGACCTCGCCGCGGTCGCCCTCTCCGGCTTCGGCGACACCGTGGAGGCGGAGGCCGAGTCCGCCCTCGGGCCCGATCCGTCCGAAGGGCGCGAGCTGCGCCTGGGCGGCGAACCGCAGCCGCCGCTCACCGGTCCCCCGGCGCGCGACGGCGCCCGGGACAAGCCGGGCGTCCCGGCGCAGCTCGCTCCCCCGCCGTTCCCGGCCGGCCCCACCGACTCCGTCCTGCTCGCCGAGGCCTTGGCGGAGCTGGAGCGGATGGTGGGGCTCGAACCGGTCAAGCGTCAGGTGAAGGCGCTGTCGGCGCAGCTCAACATGGCGCGGCTCAGGGCCAGTCAGGGGTTACCGGTCCAGCCGCCGAAGCGTCACTTCGTCTTCTCGGGCCCCTCGGGCACCGGCAAGACCACCGTGGCCCGCATCCTGGGCCGGGTGTTCTACGCGCTCGGACTGCTCGGCGGCGACCATCTGGTGGAGGCCCAACGGGCGGACCTGGTGGGCGAGTTCCTCGGCCAGACGGCCGTCAAGGCCAACGAGCTGATCGACTCGGCGCTCGGCGGGGTGCTCTTCGTCGACGAGGCGTACTCGCTCTCCAACTCGGGCTACAGCAAGGGCGACGCCTACGGCGACGAGGCGCTCCAGGTGCTCCTCAAACGCGCCGAGGACAACCGGGACCACCTGGTGGTCATCCTCGCCGGATACCCCGAGGGCATGGACCGTCTGCTCGCCACCAACCCGGGCCTGTCCTCGCGTTTCACCACCCGCGTCGACTTCCCCTCCTACCGCCCCCTTGAGCTGACCTCGATCGGCGAGGTGCTCGCCGCCGAGAACGGCGACGCGTGGGACGAGGAGGCGCTGGAGGAGCTGCGCTCGATCAGCGGCCACGTCGTCGACCAGGGCTGGATCGACGAGCTGGGCAACGGCCGCTTCCTGCGCACCCTGTACGAGAAGAGCTGCGCCTACCGGGACCTGAGGCTGTCGATGTATCCGACGACGCCGACCCGTGACGATCTGGCGACCCTGCGCCTGCCGGATCTGATGCAAGCCTACGGAGAGGTCCTTTCGGGTCGCGGCCCCACTCGCCGCGACCCTCAGGAACCGCTCTAG